One Enterobacter asburiae genomic window, TCTGCTGATGACGCGCGTGGTGGGCTCCGGGTGCGCGCTCTCTGCCGTTGTGGCGGCGAGCTGCTCGCTGCCGGGCGACCGGATGGATAACGTCGCTGCCGCCTGCGGATGGATGAAGCGGGCCGGAACGGTGGCCGTTGCGCAGTCGCGTGGGCCAGGCAGTTTTGCCAGCGCGTTCCTGGATGCGCTCTATACGCTGGAGGAGCAGGCATGAAGCGGATTAACGCCCTGACCATTGCCGGCACCGATCCCAGCGGCGGTGCGGGGATCCAGGCTGACCTGAAAACCTTCTCGGCCCTTGGCGCGTACGGCTGCTCGGTCATTACCGCGCTGGTGGCGCAAAACACGCGCGGCGTGCAGTCGGTCTACCGTATTGAGCCGGATTTTGTTGCCGCGCAGCTGGATTCGGTATTCAGCGACGTCCGCATCGATACCACCAAGATCGGCATGCTGGCCGAGACCGACATTGTGGAAGCGGTGGCCGAGCGGCTTAAGCGTTATGCGGTGCAAAACGTGGTGCTGGATACCGTCATGCTGGCAAAAAGCGGCGATCCGCTGCTCTCCGGCTCCGCCGTCGAGACGCTGCGCAATAAGCTGTTGCCGCAGGTGGCGCTCATTACGCCCAATCTGCCGGAAGCCGCCGCGCTGCTGTGCACATCGCACGCGCAAACTGAACGCGAGATGAAAGCGCAGGGGAACGCGCTGCTGGCAATGGGCTGCGGCGCGGTGCTGATGAAAGGCGGGCACCTGGATGATGCCGAAAGTCCGGACTGGCTCTTTACCCGCGACGGCGAAGTACGCTTTACCGCGCCGCGCGTGCAGACCAAAAACACCCACGGTACGGGCTGTACGCTCTCTGCCGCGCTGGCGGCGCTGCGTCCCCGGCATGACGGCTGGGCCGATACGGTGCGCGAAGCGAAAATCTGGCTCTCTGCGGCGCTGGCAAAAGCCGATACTCTGGAAGTGGGTCACGGTATTGGGCCGGTTCATCATTTTCATGCGTGGTGGTAACCCAGTATACTGGCAGGAAACACCACGCCTGAGAAAACAGAGATGGAACAAGCGCATACCCGGTTAATCGCTCAACTGAATGAACGGATCGCCGCGCCTGACAACACGCCGCTGTACCTGAAATTTGCCGAAACGGTAAAAAATGCGGTGCGCAGCGGGGTGCTGGAGCACGGGAATATTTTGCCCGGCGAGCGCGATCTGAGCCAGTTAACCGGGGTGTCGCGCA contains:
- the thiD gene encoding bifunctional hydroxymethylpyrimidine kinase/phosphomethylpyrimidine kinase; this encodes MKRINALTIAGTDPSGGAGIQADLKTFSALGAYGCSVITALVAQNTRGVQSVYRIEPDFVAAQLDSVFSDVRIDTTKIGMLAETDIVEAVAERLKRYAVQNVVLDTVMLAKSGDPLLSGSAVETLRNKLLPQVALITPNLPEAAALLCTSHAQTEREMKAQGNALLAMGCGAVLMKGGHLDDAESPDWLFTRDGEVRFTAPRVQTKNTHGTGCTLSAALAALRPRHDGWADTVREAKIWLSAALAKADTLEVGHGIGPVHHFHAWW